In the Bartonella apihabitans genome, GAATTTAAAATGGGCAGAAAAGACTATTGCTAAATATCCGGAAGGGCGGCAAAGATCTGCCGTCATTCCATTGCTCATGCGCGCTCAGGAGCAGGAGGGGTGGGTTACCCGTGCAGCAATAGAATATGTCGCAGACATGCTTTCGATGGCCTATATCAGGGTGTTGGAAATTGCGACGTTCTATACCCAGTTCCAATTGAAGCCGGTCGGGACAAAAGCCCATGTTCAAGTGTGTGGAACTACTCCTTGTATGTTGAGGGGGGCGGGGGACCTAATTAAAGTTTGCAAAAAGAAAATAAACGAAGCGCCGTTTGTAACCAATAAGGATGGAACTCTTTCTTGGGAAGAAGTTGAATGCTTGGGTGCATGTGCAAACGCACCGATGGTTATGATCTTCAAAGATACTTACGAGGATCTTACACCGGAACGTTTGGAAGAAATTATTGACGCATTCGAAGCAGGTAAGGGTGATACTGTTCCGGTGGGGCCACAAAATGGGCGTAAAACGTCGGAACCGATTACCGGTCTTACGGCATTGCTGGACGGAGACCAAAAAACAACCAAGAAGAAGTCTTCCGCCAAGAAGGCAGATGAATGAGGTAGTG is a window encoding:
- the nuoE gene encoding NADH-quinone oxidoreductase subunit NuoE, giving the protein MSVRRLANEAIQPSSFSFNKENLKWAEKTIAKYPEGRQRSAVIPLLMRAQEQEGWVTRAAIEYVADMLSMAYIRVLEIATFYTQFQLKPVGTKAHVQVCGTTPCMLRGAGDLIKVCKKKINEAPFVTNKDGTLSWEEVECLGACANAPMVMIFKDTYEDLTPERLEEIIDAFEAGKGDTVPVGPQNGRKTSEPITGLTALLDGDQKTTKKKSSAKKADE